The Pimelobacter simplex genomic sequence GCCCGGGCCGAACGCCGTCTGCCGGTAGTGCACGCTGCTGCTGCCGTCGAGGTCGACCGGCCAGTCGTGGCGCAGGCCGCCCTCGAGGAAGAACACCCAGCACCGCGCCGGCACCTTGTCCGGGTGGAAGCGGACCCAGACCAGCGCCTCCTCGAGCCGCTGCTCGGCGGCGAGTGCGTACTCGGTGTCGAGGTCGGGGCCCAGGTGCGGCGCCCGGCGGGCCTCGATCTCGGTGATGGTGGACTCGCCCAGCGCGAGCGGCCGCTCGAAGACCAGCCGGCTACCGCGGATGCCGTGCTCGAGGTCGACCACCTCACCGATCGTGCAGCCGGCGACGGCGGACATCTCGGTCTCGTTGACCTCGGTCCCGGTGTCGGGTCCGACGAAGAGGGTGATTCCGTCGACCCCCTCGCGGTCGGCGACGACCACCTGGCGCACCCGGGCCCGGAGGATCTCCCCCTGCGCGCCCACGTCGACGACCAGGTGCGAGGAGACCCGGCAGACGTCCTCCTCACCGACCACGGCCTCGACCGCGGGGTCGCCCAGGAGCTCGTTGAAGGGCTCGACCGCTCCCACCCGCCGGCGCAGCCGGCCCGAGAGCCGCCGGCTCAGCGCACCGGCCTCGAGGCCCAGCAGCGCCTCGAGCTCGGGGATCGCCTCCAGCGACGCCGTGCGCTCGGGCTCGCGCTGCCCCGAGCGCCAGTACGACAGCGCGGTCAGGGACACCGGGTGCCCCCGCTCCGAGAGCCGGTCGCGCACCGACGCGAGCGTCGCGCCGCGACGCTCCATCGCCGTGCTCAGCACCTCGGCGAAGGTCGTCGTGCTCCGGGCCATGCCCGCGAGCATGCCCCAGCCGCGTCGCCTTCACACCACGACGTCCGGTAAGTGAAAAAGCGCTTCCTAGCCTCACAGTCCGCCACTCGACGCGAGGGGCCGTCACCAAGGGGGACAGACATGGGGATCACGGAAGTCGACGAGGTCGGAGCGCAGGTCACGGACGAGGAGATCGCGGACCGCGTGCGCGCGGGCGACGAGAGCGTCTTCGACGAGCTGTTCCGCCGGCACCGGGCGGCGGCGCTGCGCGTCGCGCGCTCGATCATCCCCGGCGAGGAGGACGACGCCGTGGCCGAGGCCTTCCTCGGCCTGCTCTGCGTGCTGCGCGACGGCGGCGGCCCGACCCGCGGGGTGCGGGCGTACATCCTCGCCAGCGCCCGCAACCGGGCGCTGCGCCGCACGCACCTGCGCGGGCGGGTGCGGGTGACCGACGTCCCCCAGCTCATCGCCGAGGCCGGCGCCGTCCAGCCCGACCACCTGTGGGTGCACGAGGGCGACCTGCTCGTCCAGGCGTTCCGGGCGCTCACCCGGCGCCAGCAGCTCGTGCTGTGGGCGATCGAGGTCGAGGGCCGCCCGCCGCGCGACCTCACCACGCTCCTGGGCTGCGACGCGGCGGCCGTCTCGGCCGTCGCCTACCGGGCCCGCCGCCGGCTCCGGGACCTCTACTTCGAGCAGCTGGTGGAGACGCCCCAGGCCGGGTGACCTGCGTCGCAGCCGGAAAAGGCGTGTCAACCGGCACGCGGTGTGGTGCGTGGAACTACCGTGACGATCCATGCGGTGCTCGGCGCTCCCTACCTCCCTGCCGAGGCGGAGCGACCCGTCGTGACGGACGTCGACCTCGCGATCGAGCGCCTCTACCTGGACCACTGGCACCAGCTGGTCCGGCTCTCGGTGCTGCTCGTGCGCGACCCGGGTCAGGCCGAGGAGATCACCCAGGACGCCTTCGTCGAGCTGCACCGGCGCTGGGGACGCCTCGACGACCCTGACCGGGCGCTGGCCTACCTGCGCCAGACCGTGGTCAACCGGTCCCGCTCGGCGCTGCGCCACCGCGGCGTCGTCCAGCGGCACCTCGCCCGCCAGCACGTCGTCGACCTGGCGCCGGCGGCCGACGAGCCCGTGCTCGCCGACAGCCGGCGCCAGCTCGTGCTCGACGCGCTCCAGCGGCTCCCCCGGCGCCAGCGCGAGGTGCTCGCGCTGCGCTACTACCTCGAGCTCTCCGAGGCCGAGATCGCCGAGACCCTCGGCATCAGCCGCGGCGCGGTCAAGAGCCACGCCTCCCGCGGCTCGGCGGCGCTGCGCCCCTTGCTCGAAGCCCGCGACCTGAAGGGAGGCGACCGATGAGCCCCGACGAGGACGCCCAGCTCCGCGCCCTGTTCTCCGACGCCGTCGCCGACGTCGACCCGCACGACCGGCTCGGCGAGATCCGGCGCCGTACGTCCCAGCGGCCCCGGCGCAGCCGGCGCCGTCCGCTCCTCGTCGTCCTCGGCGCCGGTACGGCGACCGCCGCCGTCGTCGCCGTCACCGCCCTGGCCGCCGACTTCCGCGACGACCGCGACGCCCCGGCCGCGTCCGGTCCCACCGAGTACCCCGGCGCCGTCTACTTCGTCTCCGAGACCACCGTGGGCCCGCGGCTCTTCCGCGAGTTCCAGCCGCTGCCCGCCACCGACGACATCGCGGTGCGCACGCTCGACGCCCTCCAGCAGATGGAGGTCGACGCGGGCCCGGTCGACAACGACTACGACACCGGGTGGCCCGACGGCTCCTTCACCGCGGTCAGCGTCGACCAGACCAGCATCACCGTCCAGGTCGGCGCGGTCGCGCTGAACGCGCCCGCCGACGTCCCCGCCGACACCGCGGCGCTCGGCGTCCAGCAGGCGGTGCACACCGCCGATGCCGCGGTCGGCCAGCCGCTGCCGGTCACCTTCGAGCACGCCGGCGCGCCGGTCACCGAGCTGCTCGGGACCACGGTGGAGCAGCCCGCCCTCCGCAACACCCGGGTCGAGGCACCGGTCAACATCAACGACCCCGTCGAGGGGCTCGAGGTCGGCGGCGTCCTCGCCGTCCGGGGACAGGTCACGCCGGTCTCCGCCGAGCGCGCCGACACCGTCGCCTGGGAGGTGCGCGACGCGACCGGCGCCACTCAGCTGTCGGGCCGCACGCCGGTCACCGACTTCGCCTGGCAGGTGACGGTCG encodes the following:
- a CDS encoding RNA polymerase sigma factor: MGITEVDEVGAQVTDEEIADRVRAGDESVFDELFRRHRAAALRVARSIIPGEEDDAVAEAFLGLLCVLRDGGGPTRGVRAYILASARNRALRRTHLRGRVRVTDVPQLIAEAGAVQPDHLWVHEGDLLVQAFRALTRRQQLVLWAIEVEGRPPRDLTTLLGCDAAAVSAVAYRARRRLRDLYFEQLVETPQAG
- a CDS encoding RNA polymerase sigma factor, producing the protein MTIHAVLGAPYLPAEAERPVVTDVDLAIERLYLDHWHQLVRLSVLLVRDPGQAEEITQDAFVELHRRWGRLDDPDRALAYLRQTVVNRSRSALRHRGVVQRHLARQHVVDLAPAADEPVLADSRRQLVLDALQRLPRRQREVLALRYYLELSEAEIAETLGISRGAVKSHASRGSAALRPLLEARDLKGGDR